From the Perca fluviatilis chromosome 11, GENO_Pfluv_1.0, whole genome shotgun sequence genome, the window ccacttgcaaatcaacatagaggaaacactgtaataTGCTCACATTGacaatgctaacacgctaatgTTTCGCCATGCTTACCATCTTAGATTAGCGTGTTCAGATGTACCTTGTGTTTTAGTGCCAATTAGCAAGTGACAACAAAACCCAGTAAAAGTAGGTAATGTATATTTAGATTGTGTTACTACAAGGCTACCAGTAGGGGTAACCATATTGAAATAATATGTGAACACTCCCAAGTTGGAATATTTgggagattttttttctgtttcttccaTGAATGTAGCATAAGCCCTGATGGTAACAACCCATTCTCACTGGGTTGGATGGTAGGATTCGTTGGGAAAGGTGTTCATTAAAGGCAGTTAAAAGCAGAAATATTTAATATACAATTAcataaaaatgtgattaaaatccTTATCTAGGGCTATAGAATGGAACACACCCAGCATAGTCTACTGTTCCTGTTTTTATTTGCCTGAAAAGGCAATGGGATTTTGAATTAGGTTTTCTTTATTCTGGTACAGAACCTGGAGGTTCTGGTTTCACTTCTGGTCTCTACAGTTTATCAACTACATTGAGAACTCTTCACCACTTGTTAGCGATGTGATTGTGAGTCGGCTTTGCCTATTGCGGATGCTGCTATTGCTGTGGCCCCAGCCCTTCAGCATTTTCTTCAAGTGGTTTTTGAATTTAACCCccacaaacacataaaatacaGGGTTGAGGCAGCAGTGTGAAAAGGCAAAAAGTTGGCTAATGTAAAAGGCGTAATCCAGTCGTTCtgatgttttacacatttcagcCACAGTCTCTGAGTCAGCAGGTGGTTGGGGCCATAAATACAATGACTTTTGAAATAGCACTATATTGTAAGGCGCCCAGCCCACGAAGAAAACAACCATgagagtgaaaatgagttttaaAGTTTTGTTCTTTCTTCTTTGGGCAGTTGGACGCAGCAACCTGCACATGATCTGAGAATAGCAAAACATGAACACCACTGAACTCACTATGAAGAGAATATTTTGCTGGTAGATTCCCCATAAGCTCCAGTAAGAATTTGCATTTACACAGTGATTCTGCTCAACTTTGGTGAAGATGAAGGCTGGACTGGCGACCAATATACTCACTGCCCAAATGATCACACATGCTACAACACTGTAGGAGCCTGTGGTGGACACAATGTTAGATAGAGGATTCATGACAGCTACATAACGATGAGCAGTCATCAGGATAAGGAGGATACCGCTGCTGTAGTAGCCAATGTAGAAGACAAAGTTGACTATTTTGCATGCATGTTCCCTTAAAGTCCATCCATACATGTGAGAGTAGGCCCAAAAGGGCAGACCTGTGGTGAAGAAGAGATCCGATACAGCCAGGTTCAGGATGAAAGCGTTGGTGAGGGATTTGAGATTCTCATACTTGGCCAGAATCACAATGACCAGGATGTTGCCCAACAGACTGAGGATGATCACAATGGAGAAGAAAACTGGAGTGAAGACCGCTCCAAACTGGTTGACACCTTTTGTGTTGCACATTTCCT encodes:
- the xcr1b.1 gene encoding chemokine XC receptor 1, with translation MATNGSTFNTTTDDYYDYYDYNYQEEMCNTKGVNQFGAVFTPVFFSIVIILSLLGNILVIVILAKYENLKSLTNAFILNLAVSDLFFTTGLPFWAYSHMYGWTLREHACKIVNFVFYIGYYSSGILLILMTAHRYVAVMNPLSNIVSTTGSYSVVACVIIWAVSILVASPAFIFTKVEQNHCVNANSYWSLWGIYQQNILFIVSSVVFMFCYSQIMCRLLRPTAQRRKNKTLKLIFTLMVVFFVGWAPYNIVLFQKSLYLWPQPPADSETVAEMCKTSERLDYAFYISQLFAFSHCCLNPVFYVFVGVKFKNHLKKMLKGWGHSNSSIRNRQSRLTITSLTSGEEFSM